From Dendropsophus ebraccatus isolate aDenEbr1 chromosome 2, aDenEbr1.pat, whole genome shotgun sequence, a single genomic window includes:
- the LOC138784218 gene encoding calcium-binding protein P-like — translation MGKRFQAQRTSADLAPSARVIPRLGISRDHGHQPEAETSARSRSKRQEQEDQPGAGAYNSWEQENKEDQLEAGGSHRERAPPELRTSARSKSIIRDQGDNQEHHTGAGISTGSRRIIQEQENQPGAGTAVRSWRDQPLAADSPRGRRISQEPGNQPGAAVRSRRDQPGAAVRSQGISQEQQSGAGGINREQQSGKEVVSPEQQSGTEVVSPEQQSGTEVVSPEQQSGTEVVSPEQQSGTEVVSPEQQSGTEVVSPEQQSGTEVVSPEQQSGTEVVSPEQQSGTEVVSPEQQSGTEVVSPEQQSGTEVVSPEQQSGTEVVSPEQQSGTEVVIPEQQSGTEVVSPEQQSGTEVVSPEQQSGTEVVSPEQQSGTEVVSPEQQSGTEVVSPEKQSGTEVVSPEQQSGTEVETLRDFIRQEPPGTVAAEPERLIHIMYRSNASEGKQPSSK, via the exons atgggtaaacgatttcag gcccagagaacgagcgccgatctagccccatcggcccgtgtaataccaagACTTGGCATCAGCAGGGATCATGGACATCAACCAGAAGCAGAGACCTCAGCCAGGAGCAGGAGCAAAAGACAGGAGCAGGAGGACCAGCCAGGAGCAGGAGCATacaacagctgggagcaggagaaTAAGGAGGATCAGCTGGAGGCAGGAGGATCACACAGAGAAAGAGCACCACCAGAACTAAGAACATCAGCAAGGAGCAAGAGCATTATTAGGGATCAGGGAGATAATCAGGAACATCATACAGGAGCAGGAATATCAACTGGAAGTAGGAGGATTATCCAGGAGCAGGAGAATCAGCCAGGAGCAGGAACAGCAGTCAGAAGCTGGAGAGATCAGCCATTAGCAGCAGACTCACCCAGAGGAAGGAGGATAAGCCAGGAGCCAGGGAATCAGCCAGGAGCAGCAGTCAGGAGCAGGAGGGATCAACCCGGAGCAGCAGTCAGGAGCCAGGGAATCAGCCAGGAGCAGCAGTCAGGAGCAGGAGGGATCAACCGGGAGCAGCAGTCAGGAAAAGAAGTGGTCAGCCCGGAGCAGCAGTCAGGAACAGAAGTGGTCAGCCCGGAGCAGCAGTCAGGAACAGAAGTGGTCAGCCCGGAGCAGCAGTCAGGAACAGAAGTGGTCAGCCCGGAGCAGCAGTCAGGAACAGAAGTGGTGAGCCCAGAGCAGCAGTCAGGAACAGAAGTGGTGAGCCCAGAGCAGCAGTCAGGAACAGAAGTGGTCAGCCCGGAGCAGCAGTCAGGAACAGAAGTGGTGAGCCCAGAGCAGCAGTCAGGAACAGAAGTGGTGAGCCCGGAGCAGCAGTCAGGAACAGAAGTGGTGAGCCCAGAGCAGCAGTCAGGAACAGAAGTGGTGAGCCCAGAGCAGCAGTCAGGAACAGAAGTGGTGAGCCCGGAGCAGCAGTCAGGAACAGAAGTGGTGATCCCGGAGCAGCAGTCAGGAACAGAAGTGGTGAGCCCGGAGCAGCAGTCAGGAACAGAAGTGGTGAGCCCGGAGCAGCAGTCAGGAACAGAAGTGGTGAGCCCAGAGCAGCAGTCAGGAACAGAAGTGGTGAGCCCAGAGCAGCAGTCAGGAACAGAAGTGGTCAGCCCGGAGAAGCAGTCAGGAACAGAAGTGGTGAGCCCGGAGCAGCAGTCAGGAACAGAAGTG GAAACGTTACGGGATTTCATTAGACAGGAACCTCCGGGGACGGTGGCGGCTGAGCCCGAGCGTCTCATCCATATCATGTATCGATCCAATGCATCTGAAGGGAAACAGCCGTCCAGCAAATGA